One stretch of Rhizoctonia solani chromosome 8, complete sequence DNA includes these proteins:
- a CDS encoding tRNA-dihydrouridine synthase 1, with product MTATESSVSPPTGKLGGYEFYKKVLKSPKYVVAPMVDQSELAWRILSRRYDSQLAYTPMINSKMFAGNHRRGYQELNFNIANGEEGGERDRPLIVQFCGNDPEKLLDSALVVQDHCDAVDINFGCPQDIAKKGHYGSFLQDDWDLVYKLINILHTNLKVPVTAKFRIFPDVNKTVEYAKMMERAGAQIVTCHGRTREQRGVNTGLADWTQIAAVKKALKIPVFANGNILYPEDVKACLEATGADGVMSAEANLYNPALFAGLPPDSSLVTGPRDHTDLAIEYLEIVKELKTDTAPSAVKGHLFKLMRPALGRETDLRDRIGRVNPKGPSKSKDYKKSRAWVDEYLEIVKELKTRMERDKAAAADSGDLTKEGLPLPHWSAQPYVRPPPVPASNGKQEKGKSKKGSLAANLPPPDVGCPAEDAEKLEKAEAEVAVKSALESGVKRAATPTEVAALEAKRPRLEDEPLKVAEEDALALSQ from the exons ATGACTGCCACCGAATCCAGCGTTTCCCCACCGACTGGCAAATTGGGAGGATACGAGTTTTACAAAAAGGTGCTCAAAAGCCCGAAATATGTAGTTGCTCCGATGGTTGACCAGAGTGAACTG GCATGGAGGATATTGTCCAGGAGATACGATTCGCAA CTAGCTTATACACCCATGATAAACTCCAAGATGTTTGCTGGGAACCATCGACGAGGATACCAAGAGCTCAATTTTAATATCGCCAATGGTGAAGAGGGCGGAGAGCGGGACCGACCTCTTATCGTACAG TTTTGTGGAAATGATCCTGAAAAGTTGCTCGATTCGGCATTGGTCGTTCAGGACCACTGCGATGCGGTCGATATCAACTTTGGATGCCCACAAGACATTGCGAAAAAGGGCCACTATGGATCGTTCCTCCAGGACGACTGGGACTTGGTTTACAAACTCA TCAACATTCTCCATACGAACCTCAAGGTTCCTGTAACCGCCAAGTTCAGGATATTCCCAGACGTCAACAAAACCGTCGAGTATGCCAAGATGATGGAGAGGGCTGGAGCGCAAATTGTCACCTGTCATGGCAGGACTCGAGAGCAGAGGGGGGTTAATACC GGTTTGGCTGATTGGACACAAATCGCCGCCGTTAAGAAAGCGCTCAAAATTCCCGTGTTTGCGAATGGAAATATACTCTATCCCGAGGACGTGAAAGCATGCTTGGAAGCTACTGGGGCCGACGGAGTCATGTCTGCAGAGGCGAACCTCTATAACCCCGCTTTATTCGCTGGGCTTCCTCCCGACTCATCTCTCGTAACCGGACCGCGAGACCATACCGATCTGGCAATTGAATATCTCGAGATTGTCAAAGAGCTCAAGACGGATACCGCACCCAGCGCTGTCAAGGGACATCTTTTCAAGCTTATGAGGCCTGCGCTTGGGCGGGAGACCGATTTGAGGGACCGTATTGGGAGAGTCAACCCGAAAGGACCCTCGAAATCGAAAGATTACAAAAAGTCACGAGCATGGGTCGATGAATACCTCGAAATCGTCAAAGAGCTGAAAACCAGGATGGAG AGGGACAAGGCGGCAGCGGCGGATTCAGGGGACCTGACCAAGGAAGGCTTGCCCCTTCCTCATTGGTCTGCCCAGCCTTATGTTAGACCGCCTCCTGTACCTGCGTCCAACGGTAAACAAGAAAAGGGAAAGTCGAAGAAGGGTAGTCTTGCGGCAAATCTTCCGCCTCCTGACGTAGGCTGCCCTGCGGAGGACGCGGAGAAGCTGGAAAAAGCAGAAGCCGAGGTGGCCGTCAAGAGTGCACTCGAATCAG GTGTTAAACG